A DNA window from Peromyscus leucopus breed LL Stock chromosome 3, UCI_PerLeu_2.1, whole genome shotgun sequence contains the following coding sequences:
- the LOC114695060 gene encoding immunoglobulin-binding protein 1b-like produces the protein MATSEEELQQQRLPDLLETSRQLLEEVEASTQPMGSKLIQDKVRRALKLLETASDMLLQLELFSRNEDWEEIASADLKYLMLPALKGALMLKLVGTSHRLNHLREARDHFMNFLTQSHSYHVADFQLPWAQSSSPPEGSPATSAILEPNLVAMASQRQAKIQRYKQNKEVEQRVSALKSAVESGQADDECVREYYLLQLRRWINISLDEIESIDQEIEILRERDFSGEPSASPLPPQERPPMKPFVLTRSVAQAQVFGAGYPSLATMTVNDWYEQHQKCEGLPSGQEVEKQAPPPESHRESQQEEELELEQKEDEEDEDALHRMQQWDEWKDTHPRGYGNRQNMG, from the coding sequence ATGGCGACGTCTGAGGAGGAGCTGCAGCAGCAGAGGCTCCCGGACCTGCTGGAAACCAGCAGACAacttctggaggaggtggaagccTCGACCCAACCCATGGGCTCCAAGCTAATCCAGGATAAGGTGAGGAGGGCCTTGAAACTCCTGGAGACGGCCTCAGACATGTTATTACAGCTCGAGCTGTTCAGCCGGAACGAAGATTGGGAGGAGATTGCTTCTGCTGACCTCAAGTACCTGATGCTCCCGGCCCTGAAGGGTGCGCTCATGCTGAAGCTGGTGGGCACCAGCCATCGCCTCAACCACCTGCGGGAGGCTCGAGACCACTTCATGAACTTCCTAACCCAGAGCCACAGCTACCATGTGGCCGATTTTCAGCTCCCCTGGGCCCAGAGCAGCTCACCACCGGAAGGCAGCCCCGCCACTTCAGCCATCCTGGAGCCTAACCTCGTTGCCATGGCATCCCAGAGGCAGGCGAAAATCCAGAGGTACAAGCAAAATAAGGAGGTGGAGCAGAGAGTGTCCGCTCTGAAATCAGCAGTGGAGAGCGGTCAGGCTGATGACGAGTGTGTGCGGGAGTATTACCTCCTTCAGCTTCGCAGGTGGATTAACATCAGCTTGGATGAGATCGAGAGTATCGACCAGGAGATAGAGATCCTGAGGGAAAGAGACTTTTCGGGTGAGCCATCAGCTTCTCCCTTGCCTCCTCAGGAGAGGCCTCCAATGAAACCCTTCGTCCTCACTCGGAGCGTTGCCCAAGCACAAGTCTTTGGAGCTGGGTACCCAAGTCTGGCGACTATGACGGTGAACGACTGGTATGAACAGCACCAGAAATGTGAGGGTTTACCATCAGGTCAGGAAGTCGAAAAGCAAGCACCACCACCTGAGTCCCACAGAGAGTCTCAGCAGGAAgaagagctggagctggagcaaaAGGAAGACGAGGAAGATGAGGATGCCCTTCACAGGATGCAGCAGTGGGATGAATGGAAGGACACCCATCCTAGGGGCTATGGCAACCGGCAGAACATGGGCTAA